The following DNA comes from Legionella sp. PATHC032.
GCAAGAATGTTATTACTTTGCTGTAAATCATGGTGGATTTACGCCTTCTCCTGAGCGGACAGCGGGTACCTATAGTAAATACAGTGGCATAGACGATAAGATTGATGATTTGCACTACTACACCACCTTTATCAAATTTGGAATTGGTCGAGCCACTTACGACAGTTCTCAGGAAATTCGTAATGGGGAGTTAGTCCGTGAGGAGGGAGTTGCTTTAGTAAGGCGTTTTGATGGTGAATACCCGGAGCGTTTTGAAAAGGAAAATTTTGAATATTTAAGCATTGATTCAAAAAAATTACCCATAGCGGCTAAGCAATTTGAGCAACCTAAAATGGATAGGGAATATTTTGAGAGATTGACTAATCATTTTAGATCACCGCATCTTTGGGCTTTTGATAATGGACAGTGGGTGTTGAGACATAGAGTTTCTTAATGGGAAAAATATGAAAAATTGTTGAATTACAAAAGATGATTACAATATATGCAAATTGAAATTACTATTAATCAACTTATGTCTCTAGTAATAAAGCAATTAGAGACCTTGTTTTTTCTTGAGGATGAAGAAAAAAAGATTGTTTCTGATGTGATTGGATATGCACTTAAACGTTGTGAGTTTTGTTTTTCAAATACAGAGAATAAGTATTACAAAAAAAACGATAAAACATACTTTAATCCATACCACTCTGGCCAGTATACTATTTTCTTATATTATTTATCTAATTCATTATTTGAATATTTCCCTAATCTTACCTCGCTTGCTGATCGGATTTACTATTTAAATAAAGCCCTCAATGGATTGGATTTGTTTTATGAAGTTAAAATGCCAGCAATTTTTATGTTGGATCATCCTGTTGGTAGCGTTTTAGGACGAGCAAGGTACGGTGATTATTTTGAGTTTAGTCAAAATTGCACTGTTGGAAATAATAAAGGTGTTTATCCAATAATCGGTAATCATGTGCGTATGCAGTCGGGGGCCAAAATTGTGGGTGATTGTAACATAGGTAATAATGTGGTGCTGGCGGCAAACACATATGTTAAAGATACAAACATCGAAGATAATTCTGTGGTTTTTGGAAGTTCACCTAATCTGATTGTTAAGCCCATATCCACAATAAATCAATTCTAAATTTTAACATCATGATATTCTTTTGTTTACTTTTAGTTAAGGTTTAATCGTGCTAATCTCTAGTCTTTATCCGTAAGTTATCTAAAATGCAAGAAAGAATAGCGGTGATAGCAGCGCATCCAGATGATGAGGCATTGGGATGTGGTGGTTCCTTATTAAAATACAAACACTTTGGTCATGAAATTCATTTATTATTCATGACGGATGGTATTTCTTCACGTTCAAACTCAACAGATTCGGAATTTTTAAAAAGAAAACATGGCTATCAAAAAGCATTAGATTTCTTAAAACCAACATCTTATGAAAATCTCTCATTTCCAGATAATCAATTAGATCTTGTTTCTATATTAGAAATTACCAAACAGGTGGAAAAATTTATTGCAAGAACTCAACCTACTCTTATATTGACGCATTTTTGGAACGATTTAAATATAGATCATTGTATGACACATCGAGCAGCCTTGACCGCTTGCCGGCCAGGAGCAAATAATTGGGTAAAAAAGATTTTGTGTTTTCAGATCCCATCAAGTACTGAATGGGCTATTGGAGAGCAAAAATTCAATCCTAATTATTATATTAATATTACTGACTGGATAAGTCATAAGTTAGAATATTTAAAGTGTTATGATGATGAAATGCGTGAATTTCCTCATGCACGTTCCTACAAAAATATTATCAGCATGCACGAATATCATGGAGCTTGTGTGAATGTAAAAAGTGCAGAAGCGTTCTATCTGCTTAGAAGCCTGGATTCTTATTAGTTACTATGAAAATATCCTTTCGAGTCGATGCTTCAGATAATATTGGTATTGGACATTTAAAACGTTGCCAAGTATTGGCAAAACAATTTATTAAAAAGGGCAGTGAAGTTACATTTTTTAGTACTAGAGAAACACAGCAATTCTTACCAGCCAATTCAAATGATATCCAATATCAATTTATAGAAGATTTTTGCTCCACATCTTTTTTGCAACAAGCACTAAACTCCGATTTATTTATTATTGATCACTATGCATTAGGTATTGAATTTGAACAGGAAGTTTCTCAAAAATTAAATACTAACATTTTAGTAATTGATGATTTTAATCATAGGCCTCATTACTGTAATTATTTATTAAATCAAAACTATGGTTTTTCTCCCGAGAGCTACAAAGGTCTAATACCTGAGTTTTGTAAACTATTTCTTGGCCCCACTTATGCTTTATTAGATGAAATATACAGTCAATGTCGTCGGGATAAATTTTTTCCAGGAAATAAGATAGAAAATATATTAATTAATTTTGGAGGTACTGATCCTTATTATTTATGCACTTTTGCATTTGAAGCAATTAAGGATCTCGGTTACAAGAGCCGGATAGATATTGTTTTGGGACATTCTTCAGAGCAAAAAAAAGTACTTGAAAGACTTATTCAAAACACAACTCATCAAGTAGTAATACATGATTATATACCATTGGCACCGTTAATTAGCAAATCAGATTTAATTATAGGGGCAGGTGGAAGTTCTTGTTGGGAGAGATGCTGCCTTGGAAAACCATCGGTTATTATTAGTACAAGTCCAGATCAGGTGTTAGTAGCAGAGAGCTTAGATAATGAGAGCGCTTTAATTTATTTAGGGCATTATGATATGATTAGCAAGCAAAAGCTTGCCAATGCTATTTCTGAAATATCTAATAATCATATACTAAGGAACCTTATTGCTGCTAATGCTCACAAATTATGTGATGGGCTAGGGACTCAAAGATTAGTTGAGGAAATTTATGCAGAGTATTAAGATAGGTAATCGTTATATAGGTTCAAAAAATCCATGTTATCTGGTAGCTGAAATTGGAATAAATCACAACGGAGATATGGAACTTGCCAAGCACACAATTCTTGCCGCTAAAGAGGCAGGAGCTGATTCTGTTAAGTTTCAAAATTATAAGGCCGAAGATTTCGTAATTAATAAAGAAATAGAGTATGAATATATATCTCAGGGTAAAGTGATTCGGGAATCACAGTATGAGATGTTTAAACGCTATGAACTCGATGCTACCCAGTTAATTGAACTTAAAGAATTTTGTGATAAAGTTCATATTGATTTTCATTCAACGCCAACGAATAGAGAAGGTATCGAACTTCTTAAATCAATAGGTACAAAAGTTTTAAAAAACGGTTCTGATTATTTAACTAATCTGGAGCTAATCAGAGATATGGGATTTTCAGGATTACCTACTGTACTTTCTACCGGAATGGCTTATGCCAGTGAAATTGATGAGGCGGTAAGAGCTTTTAAAAATACAGGTAATACTCAGCTTATTCTTTTGCACTGTACTTCTCAGTACCCAACACCTGCTCAGGATGTAAATCTTTACAAAATTCAATCTTTAAAAAGTGCATTTGATTGCGTGGTTGGATTTAGTGATCATACCGAAGGTTCTTGTGCAGCGATTGCCTCTATTCCCATGGGGACAAGCTGGATTGAAAAGCATTTTACTTTAGATAAATCTTTACCAGGACCCGACCATCGTTTTTCAAGTTCACCTGCTGAATTTAAACAACTTGTTGACGGTATACGCTATGTAGAACAAGCTTTGGGGACTACTCAACTTGGCCCTACATATTCTGAACATCAATCGAGAGATAATTTTCGTTTGTCTTGTGTAGCAATAAGGAATTTATCTAAAGGTGATTCTATTAAAAAAGAAGATATTCAGTTCCAACGTCCTGGCAATGGTATTCCACCTAAAAATATCGACATTATTCTTAATAAAATATTAAAAAAAGAAATATTAAAAGGACAATTAATTTCTTATGAGGACTTTGCATGAAGTATACCATACGGGAATTTAATCAGAATGATGCTGAGCTGTTATTTTCTTGGCGGAATGATCCCGTAAT
Coding sequences within:
- the pseG gene encoding UDP-2,4-diacetamido-2,4,6-trideoxy-beta-L-altropyranose hydrolase, producing MKISFRVDASDNIGIGHLKRCQVLAKQFIKKGSEVTFFSTRETQQFLPANSNDIQYQFIEDFCSTSFLQQALNSDLFIIDHYALGIEFEQEVSQKLNTNILVIDDFNHRPHYCNYLLNQNYGFSPESYKGLIPEFCKLFLGPTYALLDEIYSQCRRDKFFPGNKIENILINFGGTDPYYLCTFAFEAIKDLGYKSRIDIVLGHSSEQKKVLERLIQNTTHQVVIHDYIPLAPLISKSDLIIGAGGSSCWERCCLGKPSVIISTSPDQVLVAESLDNESALIYLGHYDMISKQKLANAISEISNNHILRNLIAANAHKLCDGLGTQRLVEEIYAEY
- a CDS encoding N-acetylneuraminate synthase family protein, with product MQSIKIGNRYIGSKNPCYLVAEIGINHNGDMELAKHTILAAKEAGADSVKFQNYKAEDFVINKEIEYEYISQGKVIRESQYEMFKRYELDATQLIELKEFCDKVHIDFHSTPTNREGIELLKSIGTKVLKNGSDYLTNLELIRDMGFSGLPTVLSTGMAYASEIDEAVRAFKNTGNTQLILLHCTSQYPTPAQDVNLYKIQSLKSAFDCVVGFSDHTEGSCAAIASIPMGTSWIEKHFTLDKSLPGPDHRFSSSPAEFKQLVDGIRYVEQALGTTQLGPTYSEHQSRDNFRLSCVAIRNLSKGDSIKKEDIQFQRPGNGIPPKNIDIILNKILKKEILKGQLISYEDFA
- a CDS encoding PIG-L deacetylase family protein, whose product is MQERIAVIAAHPDDEALGCGGSLLKYKHFGHEIHLLFMTDGISSRSNSTDSEFLKRKHGYQKALDFLKPTSYENLSFPDNQLDLVSILEITKQVEKFIARTQPTLILTHFWNDLNIDHCMTHRAALTACRPGANNWVKKILCFQIPSSTEWAIGEQKFNPNYYINITDWISHKLEYLKCYDDEMREFPHARSYKNIISMHEYHGACVNVKSAEAFYLLRSLDSY